The window GACGGAAGTCCCGGGTCGTCCGACTTTGACGGGTTCTGCTCATTTATGGCTCGCCGGAGGCACCCGGCTTACCTCACCCGTCTGCTTCAACCCCCGTGCTTGCGGCACGTGGGCTGCGGGGTCTCCCACCCCGCAGGGGCAACAAGTGCGCGTGACGGACTCCACCCGTCACTCTTGGCGCACGAGAAGTGACATGGCTAACATCGGTTCTTTCAAGAAGGTGGGTAACGAGTTTCACGGCGAGATCGTCACCCTGAGCCTTCAGACCAAGGGCGTCCGCATCGTCGCCGAAACCAACCGCTCCACCGACAACGCGCCGAGCCACCGCATCTATGTGGGCCGGGCGGAGATCGGGGCCGCCTGGTCGAAGCGCTCCGAGGAGGGCCGCGACTACCTCTCGCTCAAGCTCGACGATCCCTCCTTCAACGCACCGATCTACGCGAACCTGTTCGACGATGAAGGTGGCGAGGGGTACACCCTGCTCTGGTCGCGGCCGCGCAAGAACGGAGAGTGAGGCTCACCACCGCCAAGCCCCGCCCGAACTGCTCGGGCGGGGCTCTTCTCTTTTTGAACTTTATTTGCCAGACCGCTCCCTGCCATGTCGCGTTGGAACTAGAATCAAGAACGAATCTTCGACACTTTCTCGTCAAGCAATTCTGCAGGTCGAACTTCAAGCGCCTGAGAAACGTGCCACATTGTAAGAAGGGTGACGTTTTGTAGCCCTCGCTCCATGCTACTGATGAAGGCGCGATCGACGCCCATACGTTCTGCAACGGCCTCCTGACTTAGGTCTAGGCCCAAACGAAATCGACGCGCGTTTGCTCCAAAGACCTTGCGAATATCCATCCGCAGGATAGGAAGCAATCGCGTATTTAGGCGCTACGTGTTATAATACGCGGAAGAAAGCGATTGGTCCGGCGGCTGGCGCGCGCCGCGACTTCAATAACTGGGTCACTAGAGGAATTTTGCTGGACCTGATGACATTATGGCAGTTGTGTGGAGATGCCCAAGAGCAGCGACATATTTCGAGCAACGGAGGTCTTGGTAGCAGCCATGCAGACCCCCCCACTCGACCCTGATGTGGCCGATGCAGCTCCGGATAATCCGGTGCTGACGAGCTATGATGAACAGCATCTCGTGACGTATTGGCGACTTCTTGATGCCGAAGCCGATGGCGCGGATTGGAAAGAAGTGACCCGGATCGTGTTGCATATCGATCCGGATCGCGAGCCGGCTCGCGCCCGCAATGCGTTTGATAGTCATCTCGCGCGCGCAAAATGGATGGCAGACCACGGCTACCGTGACTTGCTTCGCGGCGGCGCCACTAAATAGGAAAATCTGTCATAATGAGTTCGGCCTTGAGAACAGATTTCTCCGCTGAGGCGTGATCGCCTGAATGCATCACGCGATGCACAATTGGTGACTTCCCCAACAATCCCAAGCTTCATAGACATTGCGCCGCAATCGATCTACGGCAGGGAATATAGCAATGTCTGAGTTCGACTGGCGCTCACCGGAGGCGTATCGACAAGCTATCAAGTCGGGCGAGATGGCGGATTTCGCCTGGGAGTCACTGCGGCGGAGCCCCAACTATCGAGCCTCCTATCGTGAAAATCAATCGCAGGTAACTTCCGAATTCCGAAGGAGATGGGGCGTCTGCTTTCGCTCATGACCCTCAGGGGTCCTTTTACCAACAGACAATCTTCTGGGCACCTGAGGCGTTGCCGACGGTGGTGCCGCTCGTTCAGAGCACGTCCGGCTCGAAAGCGGTCGGCGCGAGGCTACGGCTTACCGACCTTTCATCGGGCACCATCAGACAGGCATCTGACGGCTGGCATGCCGTATTGCGCATTCAAGGGGCACAACATCATCTCTGGCTGAAAGAGGCGCCGCAGTTTGGTGTCTCTTATGCGGCCGAACTGCCGCTCGATTCGGACTTTGAGATCCGCGCCCATGCCTCACATCGGCTCTGGCGCGCAATCAAGGGCCGCCGGCCGGGACCTCCCCTTCACCAGCTTTCGGCGCAGCGGCGCGAACGACTCGTCTTGGTGCTGCGAGCGCTCGATGGGCGCATGGATGGTGCGTCATATCGCGTCATCGCCGAGGTGCTGTTCGGCCGAAAACGCATCCCTGAGCGCGGCTGGAAAACCCACGAATTGCGCAGCCGGACCATCCGCCTGGTGCAGGCTGGCTGGGCTCTGATGCGCGGCGGCTATCGCGCATTGCTACGTCCCTCATCTCGCAACGAGTAGGGCAGGGGTGCCGAAAATCATCGCTCAATCTTCGGCATCCCCCTAAGCCCTCCTACTGCGCCATCGTGACCGTCGACGCGCGGCCAAAGCTGGCCACGCTCCAGACGCACCACGGAGCCTCGCAAATGCCCGATCGGAACGCCGGCCTGCCGCCACGATACCTGCGCACGCCCGAAGCGGCGCGCTTTCTCGGACTCTCTGGCCGAACCCTAGAAAAGCACCGCACCTATGGCACAGGCCCGACCTACCGCAAGCTCGGCGGTCGCGTTGTGTATGCGCTCGAGGACCTGAAGGCGTGGGCTGATCGTGGCGCCAAAACGTCCACCAGCGATCCTGGTGCAGGCACAGTCCTGCCCGCGAAACGGCACGCACCGATTCCGTATGCGGGCAAGGAGCGGCGCTGACCTATGCCGGACAGCAACTCAACTGCAGCCGGACGACGGCGGTCAGAGCGCGACCAACTCGATCTGCTTCGCGCGCTTCCTGGCGATCTCGCTCCACGGGACGCGCAAGACTTGATGGCGTATCCGTTCTTTTCGCTCGCAAAGTCGAAGCGGATCGTTCCGATCGACTTCCGCGCAGGTAAGATCACCATCCGTGTCGAAGCGGTGCCGGAGCATGGCCTGGCGACGATCTGGGACGCGGACGTTCTGATCTGGGCTGCCTCGCAGATCGTCCAGGCCCGTGATGCCGGTTTGAAAACCTCGCGCCTGATGGCCGGCACCCCCTATGAGATCCTGACGATCGTCGGCCGTGGCACCAGTGTACGCGACTACGACCGCCTAAAGGCTGCGCTGGACCGATTGCAATCAACCAGCGTCATGACATCAATCCGGCAGCCGACAGAACGGCGGCGGCATCGCTTCTCCTGGATCAACGAATGGAAGCACACGAGCGATGTGCACGGGCATGCTCGTGGAATCGAGTTGATCCTGCCCGATTGGTTCTACACGGGCGTCCTAGACGAATCGCTCGTGCTGACCATTGACCGCGCGTATTTCGATCTGACCGGTGGACTCGAACGTTGGCTCTATCGCCTCGTCCGCAAGCACGGGGGTCGTCAGCATGGCGGTTGGAGCTTCGGTCTCGTGCACTTGCATGCCAAGTCCGGGAGCCTCTCGCCGCTCAAGCACTTCGCCTACGACCTGCGCCAGATCGTGCATCACCAGACGTTGCCGGGCTATCGGCTGGCTATCACACACGACCTAAATGGCGAAGAACGATTGAATTTCGCGCCCGTCGCGATCAACCCGCCTACCCAGCGGTTGCGAAAGCGTGGCGTTATCGGCCCTGCGGGGGATAAGCTGTGAATTCGCTCGTGCTATCAGGGACTGGAAGCCTCGTGCCTCCGGGGACGGCATCCACGTGCTATCGAGGACCGAAATCACACCTAAAGCACTGCGACGCCAATCTTTCCAGCTCTCTTAACTTTACTAACATACTGACACTAACTTCCAGTTGTGAATCAGTACGTTGTGAACAAGTCGGCGGCGCGTGCAGCGAGGATGCCTCAGGCCTCGACTCTCTCACGCGCAAAGCTTCGCTGCAATACGATTGTTATCTCCAGTCTGCGCGCGCGAACGCGATCGCGCGCAAATCTTCGCGATCGCTGGCGTCGACATCATTGCCAGGTGCGCGTCACGTCCTTTTGCAGCCACTCGCTCGTCGAGGAGAACTCGCTAACATCCGTGGTTGGCACGATGGCCACCACAAGCCGGAATCTGAGGAAAGGGCGGTCAGGCTAACCAGCGCCGTGCTTGATGGCTTCAAACCTCGTCATGAAGCCGCCGGCAAGAAAAGTTGCGATCTCACCCAGATCCCCGTCTCCTCGGGAGACGCCGCTCCGCCGTGGCGGAAGGAAAAGGCGCGCGTGGAAGCGGCCGGGTCGCGGAGGCCCTTACACCGCCGCAGCGACCCGGCCGCGCTTGCCGCCGGCGCCAAACCGGAAGGTGGTGCCATCGATCCAGATCTTGTGCAGCAGCACGGCGAGCGCCCGCGCCACCGCGGTTGCCGCGCGCTTCAGACCCTTCTTCCTGGCCAGCCGCAGGCCCCAGAGCCGCAGCTTGAAGGTCTTCGGAATGCGCGTCAGGATTGCGATCGCAGCCTCGTACAGCATCGCCCGCGTCAGCTCGTCGCCGCATTTGGAGATGCTGCCGATCCGGTCGGTCTGGCCGGATTGATAGCGCCGCGGCGTCAGTCCGAAATGGGCGCCGACATTGGTCGACTTTTTGAATCGCGACGGATCGTCGACGGTGGCGCGGAATGTCAGCGCCACCAGCGCGCCGACGCCCGGCACCGTCATCATCCGCCGCACCACCTCGTCACCGCGTGCGGCCGCCAGCACCAGGCGGTGCAGTTTTGCCAACTGCAACCGCATGGCGTTGCGGGCG of the Bradyrhizobium sp. WSM1417 genome contains:
- a CDS encoding replication initiator protein A, producing MPDSNSTAAGRRRSERDQLDLLRALPGDLAPRDAQDLMAYPFFSLAKSKRIVPIDFRAGKITIRVEAVPEHGLATIWDADVLIWAASQIVQARDAGLKTSRLMAGTPYEILTIVGRGTSVRDYDRLKAALDRLQSTSVMTSIRQPTERRRHRFSWINEWKHTSDVHGHARGIELILPDWFYTGVLDESLVLTIDRAYFDLTGGLERWLYRLVRKHGGRQHGGWSFGLVHLHAKSGSLSPLKHFAYDLRQIVHHQTLPGYRLAITHDLNGEERLNFAPVAINPPTQRLRKRGVIGPAGDKL
- a CDS encoding DNA -binding domain-containing protein encodes the protein MQTPPLDPDVADAAPDNPVLTSYDEQHLVTYWRLLDAEADGADWKEVTRIVLHIDPDREPARARNAFDSHLARAKWMADHGYRDLLRGGATK
- a CDS encoding DUF2285 domain-containing protein — protein: MVPLVQSTSGSKAVGARLRLTDLSSGTIRQASDGWHAVLRIQGAQHHLWLKEAPQFGVSYAAELPLDSDFEIRAHASHRLWRAIKGRRPGPPLHQLSAQRRERLVLVLRALDGRMDGASYRVIAEVLFGRKRIPERGWKTHELRSRTIRLVQAGWALMRGGYRALLRPSSRNE
- a CDS encoding transcriptional regulator domain-containing protein, with amino-acid sequence MADFAWESLRRSPNYRASYRENQSQVTSEFRRRWGVCFRS
- a CDS encoding DUF736 domain-containing protein; the encoded protein is MANIGSFKKVGNEFHGEIVTLSLQTKGVRIVAETNRSTDNAPSHRIYVGRAEIGAAWSKRSEEGRDYLSLKLDDPSFNAPIYANLFDDEGGEGYTLLWSRPRKNGE
- a CDS encoding AlpA family transcriptional regulator; its protein translation is MPDRNAGLPPRYLRTPEAARFLGLSGRTLEKHRTYGTGPTYRKLGGRVVYALEDLKAWADRGAKTSTSDPGAGTVLPAKRHAPIPYAGKERR
- a CDS encoding helix-turn-helix domain-containing protein, whose protein sequence is MDIRKVFGANARRFRLGLDLSQEAVAERMGVDRAFISSMERGLQNVTLLTMWHVSQALEVRPAELLDEKVSKIRS